From Streptomyces sp. CMB-StM0423, a single genomic window includes:
- the tuf gene encoding elongation factor Tu, whose translation MAKAKFERTKPHVNIGTIGHIDHGKTTLTAAITKVLHDAYPDLNEASAFDQIDKAPEEKQRGITISIAHVEYQTESRHYAHVDCPGHADYIKNMITGAAQMDGAILVVAATDGPMPQTKEHVLLARQVGVPYIVVALNKADMVDDEEIMELVELEVRELLSEYEFPGDDVPVVKVSALKALEGDAEWGKTVLDLMKAVDESIPEPVREIDKPFLMPIEDVFTITGRGTVVTGRIERGILKVNEEVAIIGIKEETTKTTVTGIEMFRKLLDEGQAGENVGLLLRGIKREDVERGQVIIKPGTVTPHTEFEATAYILSKDEGGRHTPFFNNYRPQFYFRTTDVTGVVHLPEGTEMVMPGDNTDMKVELIQPIAMEEGLKFAIREGGRTVGAGQVTKILK comes from the coding sequence GTGGCGAAGGCGAAGTTCGAGCGGACTAAGCCGCACGTCAACATCGGCACCATCGGTCACATCGACCACGGCAAGACCACTCTTACCGCGGCGATCACCAAGGTGCTGCACGACGCTTACCCGGACCTGAACGAGGCTTCGGCCTTCGACCAGATCGACAAGGCTCCGGAAGAGAAGCAGCGCGGTATCACGATCTCCATCGCGCACGTCGAATACCAGACCGAGTCGCGGCACTACGCGCACGTCGACTGCCCCGGTCACGCGGACTACATCAAGAACATGATCACCGGTGCCGCCCAGATGGACGGCGCGATCCTCGTGGTCGCCGCTACCGATGGTCCGATGCCGCAGACCAAGGAGCACGTGCTGCTCGCCCGCCAGGTCGGCGTGCCGTACATCGTCGTCGCGCTGAACAAGGCCGACATGGTGGACGACGAGGAGATCATGGAGCTCGTCGAGCTCGAGGTCCGTGAGCTGCTCTCCGAGTACGAGTTCCCGGGCGACGACGTCCCGGTCGTCAAGGTCTCCGCGCTGAAGGCGCTGGAGGGCGACGCCGAGTGGGGCAAGACCGTCCTCGACCTGATGAAGGCCGTCGACGAGTCCATCCCGGAGCCGGTCCGTGAGATCGACAAGCCGTTCCTGATGCCGATCGAGGACGTGTTCACGATCACCGGTCGTGGCACCGTCGTCACCGGCCGCATCGAGCGTGGCATCCTCAAGGTGAACGAGGAAGTCGCGATCATCGGCATCAAGGAAGAGACGACCAAGACCACGGTCACGGGCATCGAGATGTTCCGCAAGCTGCTGGACGAGGGCCAGGCCGGTGAGAACGTCGGTCTCCTCCTCCGCGGTATCAAGCGCGAGGACGTCGAGCGCGGCCAGGTCATCATCAAGCCGGGCACCGTCACCCCGCACACCGAGTTCGAGGCGACGGCGTACATCCTGTCGAAGGACGAGGGCGGTCGGCACACCCCGTTCTTCAACAACTACCGCCCGCAGTTCTACTTCCGCACCACCGACGTGACCGGCGTCGTGCACCTCCCCGAGGGCACGGAGATGGTCATGCCGGGCGACAACACCGACATGAAGGTGGAGCTGATCCAGCCCATCGCCATGGAGGAGGGCCTGAAGTTCGCCATCCGCGAGGGTGGCCGGACGGTGGGCGCCGGCCAGGTCACGAAGATCCTCAAGTGA
- the fusA gene encoding elongation factor G, which produces MATTSLDLAKVRNIGIMAHIDAGKTTTTERILYYTGVSYKIGEVHDGAATMDWMAQEQERGITITSAATTCHWPLDDVDHTINIIDTPGHVDFTVEVERSLRVLDGAVTVFDGVAGVEPQSETVWRQADRYGVPRICFVNKLDRTGAEFHRCVDMITDRLGATPLVMQLPIGTEADFKGVVDLVRMKAFVWSPEAKLGEAYDVVEIPETHLEAADEWRGKLLEAVAENDEEMMELYLEGEEPTEEQLHAAVRRITINSGKGEGTTVTPVFCGTAFKNKGVQPLLDAIVRYLPSPLDVEAIEGHAVGNPDEVIVRRPSEEEPLSALAFKIASDPHLGKLTFIRVYSGRLNSGSQVQNSVKGRKERIGKIYRMHANKREEIDSVGAGDIVAVMGLKQTTTGETLSDPANPVILESMDFPAPVIEVAIEPKSKGDQEKLGVAIQRLAEEDPSFRVKTDEETGQTIISGMGELHLDVLVDRMKREFKVEANVGKPQVAYRETVRRPVAKHEYTHKKQTGGSGQFARVIIALEPLEGDGYEFVNEVTGGRIPKEYIPSVDAGSQEAMEFGILAGYPLTGVRVRLLDGAYHEVDSSEMAFKIAGSMAFKEAARKAAPVLLEPMMKVEVTTPEDYMGDVIGDINSRRGQIQSMEDRSGAKLVTGLVPLSEMFGYVGDLRSKTSGRASYSMQFDSYAEVPKNVAEEIIAKAKGE; this is translated from the coding sequence ATGGCCACCACTTCACTTGACCTGGCCAAGGTCCGCAACATCGGGATCATGGCGCACATCGACGCGGGCAAGACGACGACCACCGAGCGGATCCTGTACTACACCGGTGTCTCGTACAAGATCGGTGAGGTCCACGACGGCGCAGCCACGATGGACTGGATGGCGCAGGAGCAGGAGCGCGGCATCACGATCACGTCCGCCGCGACGACCTGCCACTGGCCGCTCGATGACGTCGACCACACCATCAACATCATCGACACCCCGGGCCACGTCGACTTCACCGTCGAGGTGGAGCGCTCGCTGCGCGTGCTCGACGGTGCGGTGACGGTGTTCGACGGTGTGGCCGGTGTCGAGCCGCAGTCCGAGACCGTGTGGCGCCAGGCCGACCGGTACGGCGTCCCGCGTATCTGCTTCGTGAACAAGCTGGACCGCACGGGTGCCGAGTTCCACCGCTGCGTCGACATGATCACCGACCGGCTGGGCGCGACCCCGCTGGTGATGCAGCTCCCGATCGGTACCGAGGCCGACTTCAAGGGCGTCGTCGACCTGGTCCGGATGAAGGCGTTCGTCTGGTCGCCCGAGGCCAAGCTCGGCGAGGCGTACGACGTCGTCGAGATCCCGGAGACGCACCTTGAGGCGGCCGACGAGTGGCGGGGCAAGCTGCTCGAAGCCGTCGCCGAGAACGACGAGGAGATGATGGAGCTGTACCTGGAGGGCGAGGAGCCCACCGAGGAGCAGCTCCACGCGGCCGTGCGCCGTATCACCATCAACTCCGGCAAAGGCGAGGGCACCACCGTCACCCCGGTGTTCTGCGGCACCGCGTTCAAGAACAAGGGCGTACAGCCCCTGCTGGACGCGATCGTGCGGTACCTGCCGTCGCCGCTGGACGTCGAGGCCATCGAGGGCCACGCCGTGGGCAACCCCGACGAGGTCATCGTCCGCCGGCCCTCGGAGGAGGAGCCGCTCTCCGCGCTCGCCTTCAAGATCGCCAGCGACCCGCACCTGGGCAAGCTGACCTTCATTCGGGTCTACTCGGGCCGGCTGAACTCCGGCTCGCAGGTGCAGAACTCGGTCAAGGGCCGCAAGGAGCGCATCGGCAAGATCTACCGGATGCACGCCAACAAGCGCGAAGAGATCGACTCGGTGGGTGCCGGCGACATCGTCGCCGTCATGGGTCTGAAGCAGACCACCACCGGCGAGACCCTGAGCGACCCGGCGAATCCGGTCATCCTGGAGTCCATGGACTTCCCGGCCCCGGTGATCGAGGTCGCCATCGAGCCGAAGTCCAAGGGCGACCAGGAGAAGCTGGGTGTCGCGATCCAGCGCCTCGCCGAGGAAGACCCTTCGTTCCGGGTCAAGACGGACGAGGAGACCGGCCAGACCATCATCTCGGGCATGGGCGAGCTGCACTTGGACGTGCTGGTCGACCGCATGAAGCGCGAGTTCAAGGTCGAGGCGAACGTCGGTAAGCCGCAGGTGGCCTACCGCGAGACGGTGCGCCGGCCGGTCGCGAAGCACGAGTACACGCACAAGAAGCAGACCGGCGGCTCCGGCCAGTTCGCGCGCGTCATCATCGCGCTCGAACCGCTGGAGGGCGACGGCTACGAGTTCGTCAACGAGGTCACCGGCGGCCGTATCCCCAAGGAGTACATCCCCTCGGTGGACGCGGGCAGCCAGGAGGCCATGGAATTCGGCATCCTCGCCGGATACCCGCTGACGGGCGTGCGTGTGCGCCTGCTGGACGGTGCCTACCACGAGGTGGACTCGTCCGAGATGGCCTTCAAGATCGCCGGCTCGATGGCCTTCAAGGAGGCCGCCCGCAAGGCCGCTCCGGTCCTGCTGGAGCCGATGATGAAGGTCGAGGTCACGACGCCCGAGGACTACATGGGCGACGTGATCGGCGACATCAACTCGCGCCGTGGACAGATCCAGTCCATGGAGGACCGGAGTGGTGCCAAGCTGGTCACCGGTCTGGTCCCGCTGTCGGAGATGTTCGGCTACGTCGGCGACTTGCGCAGCAAGACGTCCGGCCGGGCGAGCTACTCCATGCAGTTCGACTCCTACGCCGAGGTTCCCAAGAACGTCGCCGAGGAGATCATCGCGAAGGCCAAGGGCGAGTGA
- the rpsL gene encoding 30S ribosomal protein S12, translated as MPTIQQLVRKGRQDKVEKNKTPALEGSPQRRGVCTRVFTTTPKKPNSALRKVARVRLTSGIEVTAYIPGEGHNLQEHSIVLVRGGRVKDLPGVRYKIIRGSLDTQGVKNRKQARSRYGAKKEK; from the coding sequence GTGCCTACGATCCAGCAGCTGGTCCGCAAGGGCCGGCAGGACAAGGTCGAGAAGAACAAGACGCCCGCGCTCGAGGGTTCGCCCCAGCGCCGTGGCGTGTGCACGCGTGTGTTCACCACCACCCCCAAGAAGCCGAACTCGGCCCTGCGTAAGGTCGCGCGTGTGCGTCTGACCAGCGGGATCGAGGTCACCGCTTACATCCCGGGTGAGGGGCACAACCTGCAGGAGCACTCGATCGTGCTCGTGCGCGGTGGCCGTGTGAAGGACCTGCCGGGCGTTCGCTACAAGATCATCCGCGGTTCGCTCGACACCCAGGGTGTCAAGAACCGCAAGCAGGCCCGCAGCCGCTACGGCGCCAAGAAGGAGAAGTAA
- the rpsG gene encoding 30S ribosomal protein S7 — translation MPRKGPAPKRPVHIDPVYNSPLVTSLINKVLLHGKRSTAERIVYGAMEGLRDKTGNDPVITLKRALENVKPAIEVKSRRVGGATYQVPVEVKPGRSATLALRWLVGYSRARREKTMTERLMNELLDASNGLGASVKRREDTHKMADANKAFAHYRW, via the coding sequence ATGCCTCGTAAGGGCCCCGCCCCGAAGCGACCGGTGCACATCGACCCGGTCTACAACTCTCCTCTGGTGACCTCCCTGATCAACAAGGTGCTGCTGCACGGCAAGCGCTCCACCGCCGAGCGCATCGTGTACGGCGCCATGGAGGGCCTGCGCGACAAGACCGGCAACGACCCGGTCATCACGCTGAAGCGCGCCCTGGAGAACGTCAAGCCGGCCATCGAGGTCAAGTCCCGCCGCGTCGGCGGCGCGACGTACCAGGTCCCGGTCGAGGTCAAGCCCGGCCGGTCCGCCACGCTCGCGCTGCGCTGGCTCGTGGGCTACTCCCGCGCCCGCCGTGAGAAGACGATGACCGAGCGGCTCATGAACGAGCTGCTGGACGCCAGCAACGGCCTCGGCGCCTCCGTCAAGCGCCGCGAGGACACCCACAAGATGGCCGACGCCAACAAGGCCTTCGCGCACTACCGCTGGTAG
- a CDS encoding DUF1707 and DUF4190 domain-containing protein has product MRAAHADRERTVDVLKAGFAEGRLTQPEYEQRMAQAYDAQTYGELHALVADLPQGPAGIPTMPAVVPRTFHPVPVLPPPRRTNSSAIGAMVCGALVPATFGVTFIPAIVLGHKARAEIRRTGEQGDGLALAGLVIGYLTLSFVAFIALIVAAVAGSGA; this is encoded by the coding sequence ATGCGTGCCGCGCACGCCGACCGGGAGCGGACCGTCGACGTGCTCAAGGCCGGTTTCGCCGAGGGCAGACTCACCCAGCCGGAGTACGAGCAGCGCATGGCGCAGGCGTACGACGCGCAGACCTACGGCGAGCTGCACGCGCTCGTCGCCGACCTGCCGCAGGGCCCCGCCGGCATCCCCACGATGCCCGCCGTGGTGCCGCGTACGTTCCATCCGGTGCCCGTCCTGCCGCCCCCGCGGCGCACGAACAGCTCGGCGATCGGCGCGATGGTGTGCGGGGCGCTGGTGCCGGCGACGTTCGGCGTGACGTTCATCCCGGCGATCGTCCTGGGGCACAAGGCGCGCGCCGAGATCCGCAGGACCGGCGAGCAGGGCGACGGACTGGCGCTGGCGGGCCTGGTCATCGGCTATCTGACGCTCAGCTTCGTGGCCTTCATCGCCCTCATCGTGGCCGCCGTGGCCGGCAGCGGGGCATAA